One window of the Gordonia westfalica genome contains the following:
- a CDS encoding acyl-CoA dehydrogenase family protein, producing MSTNIADAVADFLETHDPATTDRLDFLRAQFDAGLAWVHYPEGLGGRGLDRELQVTVDRLLAQAGAPTNEPHRNIIGLGMAAPTILRFGTDAQKERWLRPLWTGEEIWCQLFSEPGAGSDLANVGTSAARKDDRWVINGQKVWTSLAHDASWAILVTRTDTSVPKHKGLTFFVCDMSAAGVDVRPLRQITGESEFNEVFLDGVEIPDEHRLGDVGQGWAVTQNTLMNERVAIAAGTVPRESGAIGELVKVWRTRADLRTTALHDEVLRFWVQAEVARLTAERLGQKQAAGQPGPEASGSKITYARLNQQITSLELELLGAEALRYGDYSARRPVIVEHSESPAGWRYLRAKGNSIEGGTSEIMRNIIAERVLQLPPETRADKDTPWKDLPR from the coding sequence ATGAGCACGAACATCGCCGACGCGGTCGCCGACTTCCTCGAGACACACGACCCGGCCACCACTGACCGGCTCGACTTCCTGCGAGCCCAATTCGATGCCGGCCTGGCATGGGTGCATTATCCGGAGGGCCTCGGCGGCCGCGGATTGGACCGAGAACTCCAGGTGACGGTCGATCGCCTGCTGGCACAAGCCGGAGCGCCGACCAACGAACCTCACCGCAACATCATCGGTCTCGGAATGGCGGCACCCACGATCCTCCGATTCGGAACCGACGCGCAGAAAGAACGCTGGTTACGGCCACTGTGGACCGGCGAGGAAATCTGGTGCCAGCTGTTCTCCGAGCCCGGTGCCGGCTCGGACCTCGCCAACGTCGGCACCAGCGCCGCCCGTAAAGACGACCGTTGGGTCATCAACGGCCAGAAGGTGTGGACCTCGCTGGCCCACGACGCCAGCTGGGCCATTCTGGTCACCCGAACCGACACCTCGGTACCCAAACACAAGGGTCTGACCTTCTTCGTCTGCGACATGAGCGCAGCAGGCGTCGACGTTCGTCCGTTGCGCCAGATCACCGGCGAGAGCGAATTCAACGAAGTCTTCCTCGACGGGGTCGAGATCCCCGACGAGCATCGACTCGGCGATGTCGGCCAGGGCTGGGCGGTCACCCAGAACACCTTGATGAACGAACGCGTCGCCATCGCCGCGGGCACCGTGCCGCGGGAGAGTGGAGCCATCGGGGAACTGGTCAAGGTCTGGCGCACGCGGGCTGACCTGCGCACTACTGCACTGCATGACGAGGTCTTGCGATTCTGGGTCCAGGCGGAGGTCGCTCGCCTGACTGCTGAACGGCTCGGCCAAAAGCAGGCCGCCGGTCAACCGGGTCCCGAGGCGTCGGGGTCCAAGATCACCTACGCGCGCCTCAATCAGCAGATCACGTCACTCGAGCTGGAGCTTCTCGGTGCCGAGGCGCTTCGGTACGGCGACTACTCGGCGCGCCGACCGGTCATCGTCGAACACTCCGAGAGTCCGGCCGGATGGCGCTACCTGCGGGCCAAGGGCAACTCGATCGAAGGCGGCACGTCGGAGATCATGCGCAACATCATCGCCGAACGCGTGCTGCAGCTCCCACCCGAAACACGCGCCGACAAAGACACTCCCTGGAAGGACCTTCCCCGATGA
- a CDS encoding acyl-CoA dehydrogenase family protein — protein MTVTTPDTGNLLYTEIEDDLRQSVRSLLDKRCGWTEVLARTESAELVDTRLWSTLAGELGCAAMPIPEEQGGAGGSWREAAVVAEELGRAVAPVPFLGSAGIATALLLELGLTDVLEQIASGESTAVVTLPFATSPFDAIQTSVEVTDDRLRGGVPGVVDAGSADILLVPTTAGLYLVSADAATVTESVSLDMTRPVSDIWFDGSQGRRLADAGADLDAAVSTALQVGAMLLASEQLGLAERCLDLTVEYLATRRQFARLLGSYQALKHRLADLWVLITQARAIARYAAECAATGSEDLPIAVALAQDTCSEVAQQAAEECIQLHGGIGFTWEHPAHLYLKRAKADAFGLGTASAHRAALATLIDIPAPEVH, from the coding sequence ATGACGGTCACGACCCCGGACACCGGCAACCTCCTCTATACCGAGATCGAAGACGATCTGCGCCAGAGCGTGCGATCGCTTCTGGACAAGCGGTGCGGATGGACCGAGGTTCTCGCGCGCACCGAATCTGCCGAGCTCGTCGACACCCGGCTGTGGTCCACCCTCGCCGGTGAACTGGGATGCGCAGCGATGCCGATCCCCGAAGAACAGGGCGGCGCCGGCGGGAGTTGGCGTGAAGCCGCGGTGGTCGCCGAGGAACTCGGCCGGGCGGTCGCCCCGGTACCGTTCCTCGGCTCGGCCGGCATCGCCACCGCACTGCTGCTCGAGCTCGGCCTCACCGACGTTCTCGAACAGATCGCCTCGGGCGAGTCGACGGCGGTCGTGACCCTGCCGTTCGCGACATCGCCGTTCGACGCCATCCAGACGTCGGTCGAGGTGACCGATGATCGGTTGCGTGGCGGGGTTCCCGGCGTCGTCGATGCCGGCTCGGCCGACATTCTGCTCGTCCCGACAACCGCCGGCCTCTACCTCGTGTCCGCGGACGCCGCGACGGTCACCGAGTCGGTGTCGCTGGACATGACCCGTCCCGTGTCGGACATCTGGTTCGACGGCTCCCAGGGACGACGCCTCGCCGACGCGGGCGCGGATCTCGACGCGGCCGTGTCCACGGCACTGCAGGTCGGGGCGATGCTGCTGGCCTCAGAGCAGCTCGGCCTTGCGGAGAGGTGTCTGGATCTCACCGTCGAGTACCTGGCGACCCGTCGCCAGTTCGCCCGTCTCCTCGGGTCCTACCAGGCACTCAAGCACCGGCTGGCCGACCTGTGGGTGCTCATCACCCAGGCGCGGGCAATCGCGCGATACGCCGCCGAATGTGCCGCGACCGGGTCCGAGGATCTGCCGATCGCCGTCGCACTGGCGCAGGACACCTGCTCTGAAGTCGCGCAGCAGGCCGCTGAGGAGTGCATCCAGCTGCACGGTGGCATCGGCTTCACCTGGGAACATCCCGCTCACCTCTACCTCAAGCGCGCCAAGGCCGATGCCTTCGGGCTTGGCACAGCGTCCGCACACCGCGCGGCTCTGGCCACGCTCATCGACATCCCGGCGCCGGAGGTGCACTGA
- a CDS encoding SDR family NAD(P)-dependent oxidoreductase, whose protein sequence is MGTDLSGTTAVVTGGNNGIGRALAVGMAKAGANVAIWARNPERNAQTVAEVEALGVKGFAVSCDVTDENAVIAAMDETVSTLGPLGCFVANSGISVETPIAEMSFDTWRHVLSTNLDGAFLCTREAARRFIAQGGGGSMIVVSSTISRYGGAGMAAYGASKTGVLGLGRTLAVELARHQVRCNILIPGWTKTAMNEHLQADERFVRATSGRTPVRRWAEPEEFHDIAAFLADPTLTFHTGNEVIVDGGYTIY, encoded by the coding sequence ATGGGCACCGACCTCAGCGGGACCACCGCCGTCGTCACCGGCGGCAACAACGGCATCGGGCGCGCGCTCGCGGTCGGAATGGCCAAAGCCGGCGCGAACGTGGCCATCTGGGCACGCAATCCCGAGCGCAACGCGCAGACGGTCGCAGAGGTCGAGGCCCTCGGCGTCAAGGGATTCGCCGTCAGCTGCGACGTGACCGACGAAAACGCCGTCATCGCCGCCATGGATGAAACAGTGTCCACGCTCGGACCGTTGGGCTGCTTCGTGGCCAACTCCGGCATATCGGTGGAGACACCGATCGCTGAGATGTCCTTCGACACATGGCGGCACGTCCTTTCCACCAATCTCGACGGGGCGTTCCTGTGTACCCGGGAGGCGGCGCGGCGGTTCATCGCGCAAGGCGGCGGTGGCTCCATGATCGTTGTCTCCTCGACCATCAGCCGCTACGGCGGGGCCGGCATGGCCGCCTACGGTGCGAGCAAGACCGGCGTGCTCGGCCTCGGCCGGACACTTGCGGTCGAACTCGCACGACACCAGGTGCGTTGCAACATCCTCATCCCGGGATGGACCAAGACGGCGATGAACGAACACCTGCAGGCAGACGAAAGGTTCGTTCGCGCGACCAGCGGGCGCACACCGGTCCGGCGATGGGCCGAACCCGAAGAATTTCACGACATCGCGGCATTCCTGGCCGATCCCACCCTGACCTTCCACACCGGAAACGAGGTGATCGTCGATGGCGGTTACACCATCTACTGA
- a CDS encoding FAS1-like dehydratase domain-containing protein: MAVTPSTDDARAAVAELNRSAASSTPVELPDIAKLKQSLDGRELPGSTITIEPYQSVLADYALEAGTDDSGDAHPLWGLVLSLRGMGITVDELCALAAQRPQDVLLFGNCEVVQHRPLRVGATIEVTATIEPVSRKETRHGGHLDFVTVRTAFHDRDGSSAGPVGEVVNGFIFKRGK, from the coding sequence ATGGCGGTTACACCATCTACTGACGACGCGCGGGCGGCCGTTGCCGAGCTGAATCGGTCAGCCGCGTCGTCGACACCTGTCGAACTGCCCGACATCGCGAAACTCAAGCAGTCACTCGACGGCCGCGAACTCCCCGGCTCCACCATCACCATCGAGCCCTACCAGAGTGTGCTGGCCGATTACGCGCTGGAAGCCGGTACCGACGACTCGGGTGACGCTCACCCGCTGTGGGGGCTCGTTCTGTCGTTGCGGGGCATGGGCATCACCGTCGACGAACTCTGCGCCCTGGCCGCCCAGCGCCCCCAGGATGTGTTGCTGTTCGGCAACTGCGAGGTGGTCCAGCACCGGCCACTGCGCGTCGGGGCGACCATCGAGGTCACCGCAACTATCGAACCTGTCAGTCGTAAAGAGACCAGGCACGGTGGTCACCTGGACTTCGTGACTGTCCGGACGGCGTTCCACGACCGGGACGGCTCGTCCGCGGGACCCGTCGGCGAGGTCGTCAACGGCTTCATTTTCAAGCGAGGAAAGTAG
- a CDS encoding MaoC family dehydratase, whose protein sequence is MALSTAPRVGDDIPTFQVDSVNADKIRIMALIFQDPNPIHFDLDAVREAGLGDKFVNQGGVTMAYIINMLTAWTGSRASIRSLATRFTANVFAGDAVEAGGRVTDVRHLDGQTLVDCDVWVRQVSADASPVVAGTATVAI, encoded by the coding sequence ATGGCACTCAGCACTGCGCCCCGCGTCGGCGACGATATCCCCACCTTCCAGGTGGATTCGGTGAACGCAGACAAGATCCGGATCATGGCCCTGATCTTCCAAGACCCCAATCCCATCCATTTCGACCTCGATGCGGTGCGCGAAGCAGGACTGGGTGACAAGTTCGTCAACCAGGGAGGTGTCACGATGGCCTACATCATCAACATGCTGACCGCGTGGACCGGGTCGCGGGCCTCGATCCGATCCCTCGCCACCCGATTCACCGCGAACGTCTTTGCCGGCGACGCAGTCGAGGCCGGCGGCAGAGTGACCGACGTGCGTCACCTCGACGGTCAGACCCTCGTCGACTGCGACGTCTGGGTCCGGCAAGTCAGCGCCGACGCCTCGCCCGTCGTCGCCGGAACAGCAACCGTCGCAATCTGA
- a CDS encoding SDR family NAD(P)-dependent oxidoreductase produces the protein MKISGTSALVTGGASGLGLATAEKLSAAGAQVVIVDLPSSPGAEVANRSEAITFVPADVRDSEQILAAIETATALAPLRIAVNCAGIGDPAKTLGRRGPLALDRFERVISINLLGTFNVIRLAAEAMAATEPVDGERGVVVNTASVAAFDGQVGQASYSASKAAIAGMTLPVARDLADSLIRVVTIAPGMFATPILQGLTDDARASLEEQIPHPSRLGQPTEYADLVAHIVDNPMLNGETIRLDGALRMAPR, from the coding sequence GTGAAGATCAGCGGAACCTCCGCCCTGGTGACAGGCGGAGCTTCGGGACTGGGGCTCGCCACCGCCGAAAAGCTCAGCGCAGCTGGAGCGCAGGTCGTCATCGTCGACCTGCCCTCCTCGCCCGGCGCGGAGGTGGCCAACCGATCGGAAGCCATCACCTTCGTGCCCGCCGATGTGCGTGACAGTGAACAGATCTTGGCAGCCATCGAGACCGCGACGGCGCTGGCTCCACTGCGCATCGCCGTCAACTGTGCGGGTATCGGAGATCCCGCGAAGACACTCGGCCGTCGTGGGCCCCTTGCGCTCGACCGCTTCGAGCGCGTCATCTCGATCAACCTGCTCGGCACCTTCAACGTGATCCGACTCGCCGCCGAGGCGATGGCAGCAACCGAACCCGTCGACGGGGAGCGCGGCGTCGTCGTCAACACGGCGTCGGTGGCCGCTTTCGACGGCCAGGTCGGCCAAGCCTCCTACTCCGCATCCAAGGCCGCGATCGCAGGCATGACGCTGCCGGTGGCGAGGGATCTGGCCGACTCGTTGATCCGCGTCGTGACCATTGCTCCGGGAATGTTCGCCACTCCGATCCTGCAGGGACTGACCGACGACGCCCGTGCATCGCTGGAGGAGCAGATCCCGCATCCCTCCCGGCTGGGTCAGCCGACCGAGTACGCCGACCTCGTCGCCCATATCGTGGACAACCCCATGCTCAACGGCGAGACCATCCGACTCGACGGCGCCCTGCGGATGGCACCGCGATGA
- a CDS encoding SDR family NAD(P)-dependent oxidoreductase → MTRTALVTGASRGIGLEIARRLAADGWNLTISARTETTLSEAADTLRAGSHGEICEVVADMASEEDVTSLAAAHRERFGRLDALVLNAGMGSIGSIEEFPVRRFDKLIAVNVRSAYLLIQQLLPTLRATAGATDSARVIAVSSLTGTASEPLNSAYGASKAALTSLCETLNTEESLGGVSATALCPGYVATDMTAPLTGDVPANTMIDPGEIAEIAVGLTRLGRSAVIPNIPISRPGPLVWRV, encoded by the coding sequence ATGACGCGCACGGCACTGGTGACCGGCGCATCACGGGGAATCGGTCTCGAGATCGCCCGCCGACTGGCAGCCGACGGATGGAACCTCACCATCAGCGCACGAACCGAGACCACTCTCTCCGAGGCTGCCGATACGCTGCGGGCAGGATCGCACGGGGAGATCTGCGAGGTGGTGGCGGACATGGCATCCGAAGAGGACGTCACTTCGCTGGCCGCCGCGCACCGAGAACGCTTCGGTCGTCTCGACGCACTGGTCCTCAACGCCGGCATGGGGTCCATAGGCTCGATCGAGGAGTTTCCAGTCCGGCGATTCGACAAACTGATCGCCGTCAACGTTCGATCGGCCTACCTGCTCATCCAGCAACTGTTGCCTACTCTCAGGGCGACCGCGGGCGCCACCGACTCGGCTCGCGTCATCGCCGTGTCGTCGTTGACAGGCACAGCCTCGGAACCGTTGAACTCCGCCTACGGCGCGAGCAAGGCTGCTCTGACCTCGCTGTGCGAGACGCTCAACACCGAGGAATCACTCGGCGGGGTCAGCGCGACGGCCCTGTGCCCTGGCTATGTGGCGACCGACATGACCGCACCGCTGACCGGTGACGTGCCGGCGAACACGATGATCGATCCAGGAGAGATCGCCGAAATCGCAGTGGGACTGACACGGCTGGGTCGCAGTGCGGTCATTCCCAACATTCCCATCTCGCGGCCGGGACCGCTTGTCTGGCGAGTCTGA
- a CDS encoding acyl-CoA dehydrogenase family protein: MLLDLDDSRRDFRDYVRNWVDKNFPPERALELEKQEYQYPFELWDAMAEAGFHAMGIDETYGGQGGDAVDTAVLARELARSLGGLSWVWGIPSFAGAKALSHGGTEEQKTELLPELAAGRIRFSIAVTEPGGGTDLLGAMRTRATKVPGGWKVSGQKMWSTGAKQATYLLLLARSGDPEGPGKRPPTTLLLVPTDSPGIEMRYIPKMGMRAMGSCEVFLDDVFVPDSQLLGVENQGFKVLVASLNNERVMSGALALGMLDGILEESVEYASTRTAFGKVIGGHQIIQHYIADTALAQKQCELLTFDAAWREASGVNCHKEANIVKVVTSELAVASADRGIQVLGGMGISSETHAQRFWRDLRQFRIAPISNEMVRNNLAESYGLPRSY, encoded by the coding sequence ATGCTGCTGGATTTGGACGATTCTCGGCGCGATTTCCGTGACTACGTGCGCAACTGGGTGGACAAGAACTTCCCTCCCGAGCGCGCGCTCGAGCTGGAGAAGCAGGAATATCAGTATCCATTCGAACTCTGGGATGCAATGGCCGAAGCGGGTTTTCATGCCATGGGTATCGACGAGACCTATGGTGGGCAGGGCGGCGACGCCGTCGACACCGCTGTCCTGGCCCGCGAGTTGGCGCGAAGCCTCGGTGGCCTGTCCTGGGTGTGGGGAATCCCGTCGTTCGCCGGCGCGAAAGCGCTGAGTCACGGCGGTACCGAGGAACAGAAGACAGAACTTCTCCCCGAACTGGCCGCCGGTCGCATCCGATTCTCGATCGCAGTCACCGAACCGGGCGGGGGCACCGATCTGCTCGGTGCGATGCGCACACGGGCGACCAAGGTGCCCGGTGGGTGGAAGGTCTCGGGACAGAAGATGTGGTCCACCGGGGCGAAGCAGGCCACGTACTTGCTGTTGCTGGCGCGCAGCGGCGACCCCGAAGGGCCCGGGAAACGTCCCCCGACAACGCTCCTTCTCGTGCCCACCGACTCGCCTGGAATCGAGATGCGGTACATCCCGAAGATGGGCATGCGTGCCATGGGATCGTGCGAGGTCTTCCTCGACGACGTGTTCGTCCCCGACTCGCAACTGCTGGGCGTCGAGAACCAGGGCTTCAAGGTCCTCGTCGCCTCCCTGAACAATGAGCGGGTGATGAGTGGTGCACTGGCGCTGGGCATGCTGGACGGCATCCTCGAGGAGTCGGTCGAATATGCATCGACCCGCACCGCTTTCGGGAAGGTGATCGGCGGACACCAGATCATCCAGCACTACATCGCCGACACTGCGCTGGCCCAGAAGCAGTGTGAACTGCTCACATTCGATGCCGCATGGAGGGAGGCCTCTGGAGTGAACTGTCACAAGGAGGCGAACATCGTCAAGGTCGTGACCTCCGAACTCGCCGTCGCCTCCGCGGATCGCGGCATCCAGGTCCTCGGCGGGATGGGCATCTCGTCGGAGACACACGCGCAGCGGTTCTGGCGGGACCTGCGTCAGTTCCGGATCGCGCCCATCAGCAACGAGATGGTGCGAAACAACCTCGCCGAAAGCTACGGCCTGCCGCGTTCGTACTGA
- a CDS encoding MFS transporter, whose product MTPTRENVADSRQPRSLRAVIVAALGASTLEWYDFYIYGTAAALVFNKVFFPSVNPALGTLAAFATFGVGFLFRPLGGIIFGHFGDTLGRKKLLVIAMMIMGISTFLIGVLPTYSTVGILAPILLVVLRAAQGLAVGGQYGGAMLLVTENAPAERRGYYGSFSHIGPSLAVILSNVVFLVVVAAVSPDALVEWAWRIPFLLSVVVVAAGIYMQLKIEDTAEFRELQARRAAEQGEGQGQVARRSPIIEALRTHPKEILQAGGMILIVQVYYYVLIVFTISYATSHDISRTTALVAVLLSSVATVVSIPIFAAISDSAGRKPVLIWSAVATTLTAFPFVLLLGTGSVWLLVVAVVVPGITLGALYGPMAAFYYEMFSAEVRYSGASIGYQLGAVLGGGFSPLIATSLLEATGSLLSVGAFITVAGLLSIWAIASVSTSSKSVTLTDTH is encoded by the coding sequence ATGACCCCGACCCGCGAGAACGTGGCGGATTCCCGACAACCGAGAAGCTTGCGAGCTGTCATCGTCGCAGCGCTCGGCGCGAGTACGCTCGAATGGTACGACTTCTACATCTATGGCACGGCCGCGGCGCTGGTCTTCAACAAGGTGTTCTTTCCCTCGGTCAATCCCGCTCTGGGCACCTTGGCGGCGTTCGCCACGTTCGGCGTCGGGTTCTTGTTCCGCCCGCTGGGGGGAATCATCTTCGGCCATTTCGGAGATACCCTCGGGCGGAAGAAGCTACTGGTCATCGCCATGATGATCATGGGGATCTCCACCTTCTTGATCGGCGTGCTGCCCACCTACTCGACGGTCGGCATTCTCGCACCGATCCTGCTGGTGGTTCTGCGCGCCGCGCAGGGCTTGGCGGTCGGCGGGCAGTACGGCGGAGCAATGCTCCTGGTCACCGAGAACGCGCCTGCGGAGAGGCGCGGATACTACGGCAGCTTCTCCCACATCGGGCCGTCGCTTGCAGTCATTCTGTCCAACGTCGTCTTCCTCGTGGTCGTCGCTGCGGTCAGCCCGGATGCGCTCGTCGAATGGGCTTGGCGCATACCGTTTCTCCTGTCGGTGGTCGTCGTCGCGGCCGGGATCTACATGCAGCTCAAGATCGAGGACACCGCGGAGTTCCGCGAACTGCAGGCGCGGCGTGCCGCCGAACAAGGCGAGGGGCAGGGGCAGGTCGCGCGCCGGTCGCCGATCATTGAAGCACTGCGGACGCACCCGAAGGAGATCTTGCAGGCCGGCGGGATGATTCTCATCGTCCAGGTGTACTACTACGTTCTCATCGTCTTCACCATCTCGTACGCAACCTCTCACGACATCAGCCGCACCACAGCCCTTGTCGCGGTGCTGCTGTCGAGTGTTGCCACCGTGGTGTCGATCCCGATCTTCGCGGCCATCTCGGACAGCGCGGGACGAAAGCCGGTGCTGATCTGGTCTGCGGTCGCGACCACGCTGACGGCATTCCCCTTCGTCCTGTTGTTGGGCACGGGCAGCGTCTGGCTCCTGGTGGTCGCCGTTGTCGTACCCGGCATCACGCTCGGTGCACTCTACGGCCCGATGGCCGCGTTCTACTACGAGATGTTCAGCGCGGAGGTGCGCTATTCCGGCGCATCGATCGGATATCAGTTGGGAGCAGTTCTGGGCGGCGGCTTCTCACCGCTCATCGCAACCAGTCTCCTCGAGGCGACCGGGTCGCTTCTGTCGGTGGGGGCGTTCAT